The stretch of DNA CATGGCGATGGCGACCGTGGTGGCGGAACGGATCGCCGCGCGGCATCCCGGCGGGCGGGCGGGGAGCGCGGGACGGTACGCAGGGACGGCGGGGAACAGGGAATAGGGAATAGGGAATAGGGAATAGGGAATAGGAGTCTGGCGGCGGCAACGGAGGGCCGTTCCGCATCAGGATTGCACAGGGAACGGGCCGCAACGGGCCTGCCTCTTGCACCTTTGTAGATCAAAACGCGGCGCTCGGAGCCGCGGATACGACCCACCAGAACACCGCCGGAGGCCGGAGTGGACCCCAACGACAATCCCACCTGCGTGTTCTGCCGCATCATCGGCGGAGACGAGATGGTGAGCATCATCCACGAAGACGATGACATCATCGCCTTTCTGGACGTGCAGCCGCTGCACCCGGGCCACGTGCTGGTCGTCCCCAAGCAGCACCACAAGAACCTGTTCTACGTCCCCGAAGAGCTGGCGACCCGCACCTTCGCCGTCGCCAAGCGCATTCTTCCGGGGCTGCGCCGGGCCACCGGGTGCCGCGCGGTCAACATCTT from Longimicrobium terrae encodes:
- a CDS encoding HIT domain-containing protein, coding for MDPNDNPTCVFCRIIGGDEMVSIIHEDDDIIAFLDVQPLHPGHVLVVPKQHHKNLFYVPEELATRTFAVAKRILPGLRRATGCRAVNIFSPNGADGGQDVFHFHVHLIPVPKDAPFPLQLPDPNAEVPSRSQLDVMATHVVRSIHDTDAETHAASQAEAATA